From the Bombus affinis isolate iyBomAffi1 chromosome 4, iyBomAffi1.2, whole genome shotgun sequence genome, the window ACTTCCTCTATACGTTCCTCCTTCTcatgaatttgaattttcaaattgtgAAGCTCCGCATCTTTGGTGATACTCAATTCGGCCAACCTACGTTCCTTCTCTGCCAGGTCAGAGCTTACTCGAATCAATTCTTCGTCCTTCTGATGCAATTCGTTTTTCATTGTCTGCTCTATCGTAGAAAATTCTTTCAGTTGCTTCTTCAgattttcaatgtccgtatcccTCAATCGTAGttcgtttaaaatattttgattttCCTTGGCTAATCTTTGCTTTATTTCGTCGATCTCCATTTCTTTCTCTCTCAGTTTCTTCTCCAAGAATTCATGAGCCTTCAAACGAACCTGTTCTTTCTCGATACTAAGTTTTTGTATAACTTCTTTAGTTGTTTCCGAGAGCCTCTCAAATTCTTGCAAACGAGAAACTTCTTTCTGCAATCCAACAATTGTTGATTTCAAATGTTGAATTTCCTGTTCCTTACCATATAATTCAGTAGTCAATCTCTGCACCATTTCACGCAATTCAAATTCATCTGATTGAGGCTCCATGCTGGCTTGAAAAGACAATTGAGAGTCTTTCTCAGCTATGACATACTTTAGTTCGTTAATTTCCTGTTCCTTGGCATACAACTCATTCTGAAGCCTAACAATCTGTTCTTGATCTTGAACCGATCTTCGATCTTTGGGATGAAGACTTGCCTCTTCTTTGGAAACAAATTCTTGATTTTGTATCTCTATTCGTTGTTTCAAAGCATCAATTTGTTTTTCCTTATCTTCAGCTCTTATAGTAGCTACTTCCAAAGCAGATTCCAACTCAGCCTTTTCATTATACAGGCAATTGATTCTTTGTTGCATTTCTTGAATTATACTGGGATATGTATTTTCATTTAGAATGTATTTCAAATGCTCAATctcttcttccttcctttccAATTCAACCTGCATGTTATCTATTGTACGCTgtaaattttgttcattattaCCCATTCGAAATACTGGTAAACCATCTATAGTATTAGAAGAGCTCTGTTGGTGTTGACTCTGCTGTACAGTAGTTGATAATCTATCAATTTCCATTTGTTTCTCATTTAACATTTGACTGTTCTTCTCTAATAGAGATACCTTCTCATTCAAACTATGATGAGTTTCTTCTAATGTCTTACGAGTGGCTTCTAATTCCAAATTTAAACTGTTTATTCGTTCTGTTTTCCTTAAGAGCTCATTTTTCAAATCCTCTACGTTTTGTACCTCTGTACGAAGTTtatcaatttcaattttattgttGTCTAAAACTGTCTTCTGCTCTGCGGTTTCCTGAATATGATGCTGCAAAATTGACTCTTTCTCCCTCAAAGTTAATGTCGTACTTTGAACTTCTTGCTCTAAAGTCTGAATACGTAATATGTATTCATTTACGCTGACTGATGCTGCTTCAGATTCATTCAAACGCTTATTCAGTTCTTCAATCGTTTCCATATATCTTTGATTATCCAACGACAAATTCTGAACTCTTGCCTTGCTTTCAGATAACTCTAGTTGTTTCTTAGTCAACTGGTCAGttattgatattaaattaacCTGAATAGATTCTAGACTTGACTCCTTTTCCATTAAATTCTGCTTTAAAAGTTCCAGTTCTTGTTGCAGAGCACGAAACTGGGAAATATTATTCTGTTTTTCAAGTGAATGCTCACTTATAACTTTCTCTGACATCGATAGTCTTTCATTAAGATTTTgtatctgtttttctttttcctcaaTTTCTATTGCATGTTTTTGTACTAACTCTTGAGTAGCTTGACTGACAGTAGCACTGACAGTTTCCATACTCTGTTGCTGAATACATTCATTTTCTTTGTCACTAAGAGATTTCTTCAGAATTTCCAGCTGTTGTTTCTTTTCACTGAGCTCCTGATTCAGACCCTGTATAGTATCCTGCAATTTTAACTTTGCACCTTCATTGTCCGTATACTGTTTTTGAAGTTCCTGCTTCAAGTCCGCCACTTCTTGTATTCTGATATTCAAAAGTTCGATCACTTCCACCATCGACGCATTCATAGAAGATAATTGTTTCTCTGAAGATGTCGTTAAAGCAGTTAGCTTTTCTTCTGCAGATACTTTTTCTTGTAGAACGTCCTGTAATCTTTTCTGTAGTTCGATGGCATTTGATTCGGAGGTTTCGATTTGTTGACGCAAATCGGCTATTTCCATTTCCAATTTACTAGTTTTTTCAAATGCTTCCTCCTTCAAAAAATCAGTATTTTGTCTCATGGCCGTAACTTGATCATTGGCATCCATCAAACTCTGTTCGTACTGCTTCCTCAATAAATCATATTCTTCTCTAGATTTGCTTAACATTCCCTGCAATTCcgaaattcttttatttaaatcGTCTACGATCTGGATAGATTCATTTTCTTCTGCAGTTCGTTTTGATTCTAAAGCAgataatttcatctttaaatcTTCTAAGAAATGTTGAAGTTGCTCATTTTCAGTTGCAAGTGCCTCCATCTCATCCTTAAGATCGTCGATCTCATCCTTATATGTTTTACACAAATTTTCATAATCTGCTTCTTGAACAGATCGCTTTTCTCGAGAACGTTCCTGTGTGGCTGGTTCAGACTCTTTGTTCGAAGAAATGTTTTCATTTTGAGAAATGTCATTTTCGTCTAACTTAACTGCACTTCCCCGTAGTCGTTTGTCAAGAGCCTCGACTTTATCAGATAATTCCTTATTTTGAATACGTAATACTTCCATATCCATGTCCTGTCTTTCTTTCATTTCCATATACCTTTCATTCGCAGAAACTACCACATCTAAACGTTTTATTAAAGCCTCTTTCTCAGCAGCAGTATTTTTCTGTTCTTCTTTAAGCTCTATCAAGGTCTTTTCCAATTTACTAATCTGAGATTTCAATTCTTCCTCTATTGCAGAATCCAATTCATAAAAATCACTTGCTGacttttgtatttttatctGTTGCTGGAGACTCTCCAGCTGTACCTTATACTCCTtcaatttttttatcatttttgcaTTCCTCAATTGAGTAGTCTTACTTTCTTCCATCatcttctccttctccttctctAAATCTTTGATCTGATCCTGAAGATCATCTATTTTGGCTTGTAACTGCATTTCCTTGCTTGGAATCAATGTAGTAGTGAGATGCTGTTCATCAGCTAACTGAGCATCATCCGCATTCCATCCCCAGGTTTCCTCGTCGAGTTTTTCCATCGATCCAGCATCCCATGCTGCTTCCACATCCAAGGAAACCTCCTGCTGAATTTCCTCTGTTGTAACTTTTGTGGTCTCCGGTTCTGTCTGTTGTCCAACAGTAATTTCCTCTAATGGAGTAGATTCTTTTGACGTATCCGTGATGGTAAGCGTTTTATCAGACTGTTTATTCGCCTCTTCCAGAGCTCGAGTAAGGTTTACAACTAGTTCTCTAGCTTCATCTCTCTCGTGCATAGTTTTCTCAACCTCTATCTGCAAGTGTCGTTCAACGTTCATAGAGTCCTTCAATTCTTCCATGGACCTAGACAAGTCATTCACTTGCAGTTGCAACAAATCTCTCTCCTTGGTAAGAATTGATACACGATTTTCCAGCTCTGGTATTAATTCAAGATCAGTAGAATTTTTCAGTTCTGCCTCTAAgttatttatttgtaatttgcaTGAGTCTAAAAGGACTTCTTGTTGGTTTTGATTTTCAACAGTTTTGTTTAATTCTTCCTTCATGGAGATTAAAGTCATGTTTAATTTCTCTATCTGATTATCTTTAGCTAACAATGAATCCTTGAACTTATTTTCCATATCATTTTGCTGTTCCGTCATTTGCGTACTAAGATTATGTAACTCTACATTCAGTGAATcaatctgtttttctttttcagcCAGTACTTCTTTTAACTTTTCCACATTTGCCTCTGCAGCATGTAATTGTTTCTGTGAAACTTCtaattcttcaacacgttgaCTATAATTCTGAGATATCTGTGTTCTCTCTTCAATCATCAATTTCTGCAAATGATTGATCTCTTGAGTTAGATTAGAGCACTGTGCTTCCTTTTCATTTAGTAAAGTCTGCAACCTTCTCACTTCTTTGTTAGTCAAAAGATCAGAATTGGAAGCAGATGACATACCAAAGATTTTAGAAGCATCAAATAATTGGGGAACATTATTCTGAGGAGCACTGTCAAGAACGGGTGACTCTTTCTTTGATTTTTCTATAGATTCTGTATTCCAATTTCTATATGCATCTAACTCCATCTTTAATTCCTCTATTCTCTTTTCACTGGATTCTTTATCGACTTTAAGAGATTCAATTTCTTGTTCCAAACTGTGTCTAGTATCTTGCAACAATTTTTCTGCCATTTCTCTCTGTGCTTCCATTGATTTAAGAGAATCTATTTGAAAGTTCAATTGTTGTTCTAGTTCATCAGCGCGTTTCTGAACAATTTGCATCTTTTGTTGCATGTTTAATAATTCTGTTTCTCGTACTTTGCATTCTTTGGTTAAATCAGAATTTAATAGATCAGCACCCTGCAATCTTTCTGTGTTCTGTTTATTGTCTTCCAATATCTGCTCTGTTCTAACTATCTTCTCTTCCAAAGTAACATTTCTAGATTGCTGTTCTTCAACTTTTCCTATCAATTCTTTATTTTCTCTCAATGTTTCCTCCAATTTTGCTTTCACCTCCTCGTGATTTGCTATCAATGAATTATACTGGAACAAAAGATCATTGTATGGATCTTCCAATGATCTGTTTCTCATACTAGTTTGATTCATCAAATCGTTGAATCTAAGAGATTCTCTCATCTGAACAAAGTTACCAATGGAATTAGCTAATTCATTATCCAAATTCTCAATTTCAGCTTCTCGTTCTTGTAATTTCGCTTCCAATGCTTGCACCAAAGTCTGGCATTGTTCACAATGACTACAATGTTGGACTCCAGTCATTTTTGTATCATCCTCAGTAACTTCTTCTTCCAAAGTTTGAGTGGTTTCCGATGATGTGTTAATAACTGCTTTCTCCATCTGCTCGATTAACAATCTGCGTTCTTCCGACTCTTTTTCAACAGTTTCCAATTTTTCATTAATATGCGCCTGTTTCGACAGTAACAGCCCATTTTGAGCCTTAAGATCATTAATTAATGCAAGCTGGTCAACATACTCTGCTTCCATAACTTGCATTCGTACACTAAGCTCTCTAGCTTTCTCCTTTATGTCCTCTAGCTCCAATTGTTTACGTTCATTTTCTTGAATAACCTGCTGTTTATAAGATTCATATTCCAAGATTATATTCTGTTTGCCTTCTCTTTCTGTTGCAAGTTCTGCTGTAGAAGATTCAATATCTTTACGTAACTTCACAATTTCCTCTTCCATTTCTGTAAGTTGTTGCATAAGGAGAGGCATCTTCTCCTTTGAATTAGTCAAATCATTTGTTAATCTTTCGATATTTTTGGAAGCTTCCGTGGACTCGTTTCTAGCTTGTATTAGTTTCTCTTCTAAATCGGCTATTCTATTATCCTTTTCGCGTATTGCAATCTCCACATCCTGAATTTGCTTGTTTTTAGcttctttttcatctttttcgGTCGTCCACTTCTCTTCGAGCTCGGTAACTCTACTCTCAAGCTCTTGACATACCGCTGTCTTCTTCTTTAGATTAGCGGCAATTTTTTTCATCTTTTCTAGCTGCATTTGTATCTTGTCGTCCGAATCCTTTAACTTTTGCTCCAAATCGGCAACTTTAGCTTCTAAAGCAAGTTTAGCTTCTTCAGTTATATTATGACCAACTagtctttccttttcttctaaTTCACCTTTCAAGATTTCACATTCTTGCATCTTGGCATTCAATTCTTCAATTACATTTTCAAGTCTCTGATTTTGCAGTTGGGTATCTTCAGTATGCTTCACTTTTAATTGTTCTATTTGTTTATATGTGCTTCTTAATTCTGCTTGCACATCATTCACAAATCCTGTATTATTATCTATAATGCTCTGTAATTCCCAAACTTGCCTTTCAGCTTCACTTTTTTCATTCTTAGCTTCCACAATTTGTACTTCTAGATGATCTTTCATTGTAATTAAATCAACAAATTCTCGTTGCTTTTCGACTAATTGATTTTGAATATCGTAATTTTGCTGAGACagattttttactttttccaaTAAATTACTATTTTCTTTCGTGGTTGCATTGATCTTACATTCTAGTTCATCAAGGATCATATTCTTATCTTTCAATTGCTCTAGCAAAGCATCATAATCTTTCATAGGTTTTGATTCCTTTACTTTATTATTCAATTCAATAATGTCTTTTTTCAAAGAatgtatttcttcttctttactTTTCACTAGATTACTAAGATTTGCTACTTCGTTAGATATCGACGTTAGCAATGAATCTTTGTCTTGGATTAACATTTTATAGTTATTAAATTCATCATGTAAACTATCTATCATAatcattttattttgtaattctgCATTTTTAGCTTGTAACTCTTGATTTTTGTCTTCAATAATTGCTTTAAAATTAGCAATTTCATTATCCTTTTCAAAGACAGCTGCAATTTGCTCCTGATGCTTTAATTCAAATGTCGTCGTTGTACTACGTAATTGTTGTTGCAGTGAAATAATTTCTgcatctttcttttccttttcatcTAGCAATATTTTGTATTCGTTTTGCAAAATTTTGAATCCCTCTTCAATGGAAGCTTTTCCTGCTTCTAGTTTCTCCATCTTTTCCTGCATTTCATTGCATTTATATTTCCATTCTTCTAAGgtattaaacatttcttttaatTCATTTTCCAAGCTTTCTGTTTTCTTTCCAGACTTTTCACATTCCATAATCTGTTTACCTTTTTCCTCTAATTCTTCTTCCTTGTTTGCaagctttattttcatttcttcaATTAGGCCTGTTTGTTCTGTGATTAAGCTTTTGCATTTTTCTATCTCATGTTCTAAGGAAGCAACAATCATGGATTCTGTTTGTTGAGACAGGGCATCATCGGATTGtggaatttcaaatatttcctgaCCCGATTTTTGTAAACCAGTGCTATCTTGAACAGCATCTTGTTTTTCTTGATTtagtttttctaatttttcaataAGTTCTAACTTCTCATTATCAGGATCATTTTGCAACATTTGATTCATTTTTAgatgtaatttttctttttctagcaTCACCTCAGTTAAATTATCTTTCAACTTTTGATTAAAACTTTTAAGTTCTGACACCTTCGTAACTacttcttcattttctttcaataATTCTTCTATTTTGGTTCTCAAATCATTGATTTGAAGATCCTGAGTCGTTTCATGCCACTGATCTAATGAATTACGTAATTCTTTTACCTCTTTTTGTAAAAGACTTTTTTCTTCCATTAATATATCAACTTGTGCTTTAAAATCAATTTCTCTAATTGATATCTTAGAAGCTTCAGataatttcgtttcaatttGAGAATCATCATCCAATTTGACAATATTAGACAATGTTTCAATTTGTTTCTGCAATTTACTATTCTCTTCAATAAGATTTGTTATTTGAATTCTGAGACTAGATAATTCTACAGACTGATTATCATTTTCATGTAATAAAGTATCAACTTTTAATTTCAAATCAACGTTTGATTTAGATTCTACATGTTCTAGTTGTTCCTCAAGTTTTGTAAGTTTAATTACAAGTTCGCTATTTTCTTGTGTGAGAAGCTCGATTTTTGTTATACTTTCGTTGTGCTCTGGAATCCGTTCAAAAGATTCTGTCGATCCCGTATCAGAAGATCCTTTCTCTTCCACTCTGCTTAACTTCATCGTTAAATCTGTGTTTTCTTGGGTTAATTGACCAATCTTctttaataattcatttttatccGGGTCATTTATAGATTCTGTAGATTCAGCGtggaaattttctttttcttgaagTTTATTTAATTTAAGGGTTAAATTACTATTTTTCTGTGTCAAATCTTCGACCTTTTTCAATAAATCAGTCTTGTCTAATTCTTGTACAGTTTCGAACGACTCTGTTGACCCACTGTCAGATGTTCCTTTCTCCTCGAGTTTTGATATTCTATTATATAACTCGGTATTTTCTCGTGTTAGGGATGCCACTTGTTTGATCAATTCTGTATGATTAGCTTCCGTTGAAGATTCTAATTTACTTTCATTTTGCAATCTATGCATAGCTTCTAATTGCTCTTCAAGATCTACCACTTTCATTTCTGCAGTTACTCTAAGATTCTCGGATTCTGCATTTTCTGCCTCTAGAGACGAAATTTCCCGCTTCGCCATATGGAGCTCTAAAGTGAAAATCAAATACTCATTATGGAATAATTAAATCTATATTTTATGCcttttaaaatgttttttaaatctggtattcaatattaattttatattcaaattaatacaaaaaaaaaataatacatagattacCTTGCATAAGATCCAATTTTTGATTCTCTAGAGTAGCAATGGCTTCAATTTGCATTTCAATTTCTTTCGTTTGAGCAGAAACTTTACTTTCAAGATCAATAACACGTTCTTGCCAATCTCCTGCTGAGGCTATGCAAATCGTACAACATGCcaatgatgtatgtatataattgaTATTAAATGATAGTAAATGCAAAAGCAAGCAacttaaatattgcattattaCAAGTAAACCCATATT encodes:
- the LOC126915770 gene encoding golgin subfamily B member 1-like isoform X1 → MKWFLLFLILQFTMWGASEEPPGTTEGEASESMAHAKEKCEQNKSQLESLKEIMLKNKQSLKKKEEEVQEYARRLSKIKSRAKLSRKSRERNLTSTDVTHTSETSLAYTSEESIDDISQAKTAKAKSTLLQKKLAENRKAFEQRNKEIIETKRAVEEKVEAIRQQLEEKDVAVVGFQRDQLSSIAPVKPVMITSDVMSPIQIESIQEKENKIAELTNKILELEATIMDLQENLKEKDSVIESKTKAVTLMSADLSKKGKTTLDTLEDTKDEMRTMQEHFVLLETSLKNKNENLLIQLQERDNKITELENSVDGFKKEINKQKLSESASADFSRSTMDALVETKEAMKSMQENFVLMESSLKAKNENLLQQLKDYELKLAEANERVFKLESGIGIVRDPTVDDLQFKLEKLEHNNKQLQDEKYELQKGVAELQDKIVNISMHGNGAIMEKDNRIVELENLVEELKQSNKLLEEESKAELQNQVADLTLKNEEYSNKITDLENLVHKLEEQKNEIVAKLPEESTIKEGEKVMKLTKELEELNKSMIKIKAQHKSKVKSLQKQLENFKKVSDTNAELVRLGNQVALLEEEKGNLQLSLVDFDELKASAGDWQERVIDLESKVSAQTKEIEMQIEAIATLENQKLDLMQELHMAKREISSLEAENAESENLRVTAEMKVVDLEEQLEAMHRLQNESKLESSTEANHTELIKQVASLTRENTELYNRISKLEEKGTSDSGSTESFETVQELDKTDLLKKVEDLTQKNSNLTLKLNKLQEKENFHAESTESINDPDKNELLKKIGQLTQENTDLTMKLSRVEEKGSSDTGSTESFERIPEHNESITKIELLTQENSELVIKLTKLEEQLEHVESKSNVDLKLKVDTLLHENDNQSVELSSLRIQITNLIEENSKLQKQIETLSNIVKLDDDSQIETKLSEASKISIREIDFKAQVDILMEEKSLLQKEVKELRNSLDQWHETTQDLQINDLRTKIEELLKENEEVVTKVSELKSFNQKLKDNLTEVMLEKEKLHLKMNQMLQNDPDNEKLELIEKLEKLNQEKQDAVQDSTGLQKSGQEIFEIPQSDDALSQQTESMIVASLEHEIEKCKSLITEQTGLIEEMKIKLANKEEELEEKGKQIMECEKSGKKTESLENELKEMFNTLEEWKYKCNEMQEKMEKLEAGKASIEEGFKILQNEYKILLDEKEKKDAEIISLQQQLRSTTTTFELKHQEQIAAVFEKDNEIANFKAIIEDKNQELQAKNAELQNKMIMIDSLHDEFNNYKMLIQDKDSLLTSISNEVANLSNLVKSKEEEIHSLKKDIIELNNKVKESKPMKDYDALLEQLKDKNMILDELECKINATTKENSNLLEKVKNLSQQNYDIQNQLVEKQREFVDLITMKDHLEVQIVEAKNEKSEAERQVWELQSIIDNNTGFVNDVQAELRSTYKQIEQLKVKHTEDTQLQNQRLENVIEELNAKMQECEILKGELEEKERLVGHNITEEAKLALEAKVADLEQKLKDSDDKIQMQLEKMKKIAANLKKKTAVCQELESRVTELEEKWTTEKDEKEAKNKQIQDVEIAIREKDNRIADLEEKLIQARNESTEASKNIERLTNDLTNSKEKMPLLMQQLTEMEEEIVKLRKDIESSTAELATEREGKQNIILEYESYKQQVIQENERKQLELEDIKEKARELSVRMQVMEAEYVDQLALINDLKAQNGLLLSKQAHINEKLETVEKESEERRLLIEQMEKAVINTSSETTQTLEEEVTEDDTKMTGVQHCSHCEQCQTLVQALEAKLQEREAEIENLDNELANSIGNFVQMRESLRFNDLMNQTSMRNRSLEDPYNDLLFQYNSLIANHEEVKAKLEETLRENKELIGKVEEQQSRNVTLEEKIVRTEQILEDNKQNTERLQGADLLNSDLTKECKVRETELLNMQQKMQIVQKRADELEQQLNFQIDSLKSMEAQREMAEKLLQDTRHSLEQEIESLKVDKESSEKRIEELKMELDAYRNWNTESIEKSKKESPVLDSAPQNNVPQLFDASKIFGMSSASNSDLLTNKEVRRLQTLLNEKEAQCSNLTQEINHLQKLMIEERTQISQNYSQRVEELEVSQKQLHAAEANVEKLKEVLAEKEKQIDSLNVELHNLSTQMTEQQNDMENKFKDSLLAKDNQIEKLNMTLISMKEELNKTVENQNQQEVLLDSCKLQINNLEAELKNSTDLELIPELENRVSILTKERDLLQLQVNDLSRSMEELKDSMNVERHLQIEVEKTMHERDEARELVVNLTRALEEANKQSDKTLTITDTSKESTPLEEITVGQQTEPETTKVTTEEIQQEVSLDVEAAWDAGSMEKLDEETWGWNADDAQLADEQHLTTTLIPSKEMQLQAKIDDLQDQIKDLEKEKEKMMEESKTTQLRNAKMIKKLKEYKVQLESLQQQIKIQKSASDFYELDSAIEEELKSQISKLEKTLIELKEEQKNTAAEKEALIKRLDVVVSANERYMEMKERQDMDMEVLRIQNKELSDKVEALDKRLRGSAVKLDENDISQNENISSNKESEPATQERSREKRSVQEADYENLCKTYKDEIDDLKDEMEALATENEQLQHFLEDLKMKLSALESKRTAEENESIQIVDDLNKRISELQGMLSKSREEYDLLRKQYEQSLMDANDQVTAMRQNTDFLKEEAFEKTSKLEMEIADLRQQIETSESNAIELQKRLQDVLQEKVSAEEKLTALTTSSEKQLSSMNASMVEVIELLNIRIQEVADLKQELQKQYTDNEGAKLKLQDTIQGLNQELSEKKQQLEILKKSLSDKENECIQQQSMETVSATVSQATQELVQKHAIEIEEKEKQIQNLNERLSMSEKVISEHSLEKQNNISQFRALQQELELLKQNLMEKESSLESIQVNLISITDQLTKKQLELSESKARVQNLSLDNQRYMETIEELNKRLNESEAASVSVNEYILRIQTLEQEVQSTTLTLREKESILQHHIQETAEQKTVLDNNKIEIDKLRTEVQNVEDLKNELLRKTERINSLNLELEATRKTLEETHHSLNEKVSLLEKNSQMLNEKQMEIDRLSTTVQQSQHQQSSSNTIDGLPVFRMGNNEQNLQRTIDNMQVELERKEEEIEHLKYILNENTYPSIIQEMQQRINCLYNEKAELESALEVATIRAEDKEKQIDALKQRIEIQNQEFVSKEEASLHPKDRRSVQDQEQIVRLQNELYAKEQEINELKYVIAEKDSQLSFQASMEPQSDEFELREMVQRLTTELYGKEQEIQHLKSTIVGLQKEVSRLQEFERLSETTKEVIQKLSIEKEQVRLKAHEFLEKKLREKEMEIDEIKQRLAKENQNILNELRLRDTDIENLKKQLKEFSTIEQTMKNELHQKDEELIRVSSDLAEKERRLAELSITKDAELHNLKIQIHEKEERIEEVLASYDEAGKQLTELKNTLAARETEINSLKTLLEEKVKEYELIRNVLTKDVPATDTSAARSVEASDEENKASTSQELDLALYMLHQRDVRCEELTHELMQLLEERDTLQLRLSNAIRVNEELRKMGSSASSDLSPKREASSSSTVEPIVEHPSPSKSEGPVEIAKEAIDTPIGEDKETLALKLSQLQTVSHAKDVRLRDERELRHTQQMSLLAHKDVLSTLPPEAAARLVNANYTLSRDVQSQSSVLLNWLWGKSTPKVVHM